The Stomatobaculum sp. F0698 genomic sequence TACCCCGGGGTATTTCGATTTCGTCGGCGAGGTGGAAGAGGCAGTCGCAGCAGCGGATGCGGCTGTGATTGTCATTAACTGCAAGGCGGGCGTGGAGCCCGGAACGATTAAGGCATGGGAACTCTGCGAGAAGCTCCGCCTGCCGCGCATTTTCTTTGTGACCAATATGGACGATGACAAGGCGAGCTATCGCGAACTCCTGTTGAGACTGGAGTCCCGCTTCGGTAAGCGCGTTGCACCGCTGCATCTTCCCATTCGTGAGAACGAGAAGTTTGTCGGCTTTGTCAACGTCGTCAAGATGAAGGGACGCCGCTTTGCGACGAACAGCGCGGAGTATACGGATTCGGATATCCCGGATTACTCCGAACACAACTTAAAGATTGCGCGCGAAGCTTTGCTCGAGGCAGTTGCGGAGTCCAGCGAAGAGTTCATGGAGCGCTATTTCTCGGGCGAGAGCTTTACCGAGGAGGAGATTTACAGCGCACTTCGCGAGCAGGTTGCGACCGGTGATATGGCGCCGGTCATGATGGGTTCCGGCGTGAATGCGCAGGGCGCAAACGCGCTGATGAATGCCATTGTCCGCTACTTCCCCTCGCCAGAGAGAGCGGCACGGGACAGCGGCGTGGATTTGACGACAGGTGAGCACTTTGTTGCCAACTATAAGCCGGACGTGAACCTCTCGATGAAGGTCTTTAAGACCATCGCGGATCCGTTCATCGGCAAGTACAGCTTGGTAAAGGTCTTGACCGGCGTGCTCCGCGCGGACAGCGAGCTCTTCAACACGGGTAAGGAAGTCGAGGAGAAGAGCGGCAAGATTTATGTGCTCCGCGGCAAGGAGGCAATCGAGGTCTCCGAACTTCGCCCGGGCGATATCGGTGCAATGGCAAAGCTGAACGAGACCGAGACCGGCGATACGCTTGCGCGGAAGCAGGCACCGATACTCTACAACGCACCGCAGATTTCGAAGCCCTACACCTATAAGGCTTATGTGGCTAAGAACAAAGGCGATGAGGACCGCATTGCGTCCGGACTCGCGAAGCTCATGGAAGAGGACCGCACGCTCCGCGCCGAGGTCGACGCCGAGAACCGCCAGTCCCTGCTCTACGGCATCGGCGATCAGCAGCTTGACATTGTCGTGAGCAAGCTCGCAAGTCGTTATAAGGCGGAGATAGTCCTTGAGAAACCGAAGTTTGCGTTCCGTGAAACCATACGCAAGAAAGTCGAATCGGCGGGGCGCTACAAGAAGCAGTCGGGCGGTCACGGCCAGTTCGGCGATGTCAAGATGAGCTTTGAGCCCTCCGGCGATCTGGAAAAGGCTTATGTCTTTGAAGAAAAGGTATTCGGCGGCGCGGTCCCGAAGAACTACTTCCCGGCGGTCGAGAAGGGGATTGCAGAGTGCTGCAAGAAGGGCCCGCTCGCGGCATACCCCGTTGTCGGTCTGAAGGCGGTGTTGCTCGACGGTTCCTACCACCCGGTGGATTCCTCCGAGCTTGCGTTCAAGATGGCGGCCAGCATGGCATTTAAGAAGGGCTTCCTCGAGGCAACGCCCGTGCTCCTTGAGCCCATTGTTGCGCTCACGGTGCGCGTGCCGGATGCAAACACCGGCGATGTGATGGGAGATTTGAATCGCAGAAGAGGCAGAGTGCTGGGTATGGAGTCCGATCACCACGGCAGACAGCTGATTCACGCGGACATTCCGGCGTCCGAACTCTACGGTTACGGCGCAGACCTTCGCTCCCTGAGCGGCGGTCTCGGCGAGTTCTCCTACGAGTTCAGCCGCTACGAACAGTGCCCGGGCGATGTGCAGAAGCGCGAGGTCGAGGCAAGAGCTTCGCTTTTGAAGGGCGAAGAAGAATAAGAAGGAAGGCGTATCCCCGGCATGTAAAAGTGCCGGGGATTTTTTGCTGCTCAGAGCATCCGCCTTACAGTATGTCCGGAGAATCACGCCATGAAGTATGTAAGCTGTCCTTCTTGCGGAGAGACTTGCATTTCATCATCATCCGAAGAGAAGCATCGGTCCGCAGCCCGGCGACGCCATTAGAGTCGCAGAGTTCTTTTGAGCGTTTCAGCGTTTGAAACCCTATATTCTCGGTCATGATAACGAGCCGGATGAGGAAGATCTTGCGATTGAGACGATAAGGGATGCTTATGAGAAAATTCATCGAAGTCATAAAAACGTAAACGCTTTCTGACTGGAGTTCCGCGTCGCTTCATGAGAAAATAGAGGCAGTTACCGATGGAAGCAAACACGGAGAGGTCATCGAGGTGACCGAACGGAGGAAATCACGATGCGAAAAAGAAACCCCGGTATTCAGATTTTGTCGGCGGCGGCGCTTGCGACTGCGCTGCTCTTTGCCGGTTGCGGACAGAAGGCGGATCATAAGGAGAACACCGAGAGCAGCGAAGCGGCGGCCGAGGAGACTGTGCCTGAGCGTCCTGCTTACAGTTACCAGTCGGAGGAGAGTCAGAGTGACGGCTTCCGCCACTTTAAGGATGCTTCGGGGAGAGAGGTCGCGGTCAAAGCGGACATCTCGCGCGTTGCGGTGCTCTCGACCGATGCCCAGTCCTACCTCTATATGATTGCGCCGGAGAAGCTCGTGTCGGTCTGGCACAATGCGAAACAGGAGGAGTATATCGACGCGGCGTATCGTGGCCTCACGGCGATCGGCAATGTCAAGGCGAGCGAACAGAAAGACACGCTGCTTTCCTTTGCACCGGAAGTCATTATCTATATGTCGGACGGAAACGAGAAGGAAACCGGAACCGGCGCGATGGCGGAACGGCTTCAGACGGAGTTCGGCGTTCCGGTGGTTGAAATCGATTCGAGTTTTGCCGGCCAGGGCAATGCCTTTCGTATGCTCGGAGATCTCCTTGGCAAGCGGGAGCGAGGCGAGGAACTCGGAAGCTATATGGACAGTGTCTATCGGAAGGTTGCGACGGTTGCGGCGGCTGGCAAGGACAAGACCAAGTTGCTCTGTTTCCGCGGTGCGGCGGGGAACCAAGTGCTCCCGAAGAGCGCAAAGGCGAGTGAAATTGTGAATTTGCTCGCCGATAACCTCGCGGAGATTTCCGGCACCGAGGCGCAGCAGCGAAGCGGTCTCATGATACTGGAGGCAGATGAGGTGAAGGAACTCAATCCCGCGGTGATTATCACCGATACCGAGAGTTTCCTTCAGCAAATCAACAGTGACAGCAGTTGGCAGGAGCTTGCGGCCGTTAAAAACACACAGGTCTACAAGACGCCGACCAGACCGCGGGCTTGGCTGTTTACTCCGGCACAGTACCCGATCGGTGCTCTCTGGCTTGCGAAGACGCTCTATCCGGAGGCTGCGAATTACGATCTGGAACAGGAGGTCAAGCAGTACTATCAAACTTGCTATGCGAAGCGTTTGAGCACGGAAGAGTACGAGGCGCTCTATCGCGCGAAACAACACGAGCACTGAGGAGCGCGTCATCACCGATGGCAGGGGATTTGATAGCAGACAGTTGTCGCTTTGTGAAGTTTAGACAAGGTTAGGGAATTAACTTGCTTTTTTGTCTGAAAAAAACTACAATCTTAAGCGAGAATTAAGAAAAACTAAAGGGGATCGACATGAAGAAGATTGTAGGTGTGCTTGCGGCACTCTCCCTTGCGCTTGCGATGCCTTGGACAGCAGCGGCAGCCGAATGGAAGATGAGTAACGGCAGATGGTGGTACAGCTTGGACGGCGGCCGATATCCGGTGAACGGGTGGATGTGGATCGACGGCGACCGGGACGGCATTGCCGAGTGCTATTATTTTGACGGCGCAGGCTATCTACTGCAAAATACCCTGACCCCGGATCACTGCCGCGTGAACGGAAACGGTGCTTGGGTCGATGTTAACGGCAGAGTCTATACGCGCAGAGTTGCGGTCACAAATCCCGCCGACACAAGTCCGGCATTTCAGATAGAAGCGGAGCGGCAAGCTGTGTTGCGGCTTGTCAATGAAGAGAGAACCAAGCGGGGACTGGTTCCGCTCACCTCAGAGCCTGTGCTGGAGAGCATTGCGGATCGGCGCGCGCAGGAAATCGTGCAGCTCTTCTCACACAATCGACCGAACGGACAGAGTTATGACAGTCTCTATAGAGAGCGCGGTGTGACAGGCTACGGCTACTGGGGCGAGAATATTGCGATGGGACAATCGAATGCGAATGCGGTTGTCACGGCTTGGATGAACAGTGAAGGACATCGCGAAAATATTTTAAAACCCGAGTACAGAAAAATCGGGATCGGTGTGTATTACCTGAATGACACGCCGTATTGGGTGCAAAACTTCGGCGGTTATTAATTAAGACGAAACGATAACGCTTTTGGGGAGGGCGGAAACATGAAAAAGACACGTTCTGCATTGGTTTTGACCTGCGCTTTGTTGGCACTCGGCACGGCTGCGTGCGGCGAGAAGAAAACGAAAACGCCTGAGACAACGGAGAGCGTTGCGGCTCGGGAATCAACGCAGGCGGAGGAGACCAAGCAGGCGGGCGAGGCAAAGCTTGAGACGCCGGAGCAGCTTGCAGTCTCGTTGCTGGTTCGAAACTCCGGGCGGGAAATCGTGAACCTCGAGCCGAACGGCATGGGGATTGAGGAGAAGCATCACAGCTATCCGGATTGGACCGAGGTCCCAAGGCTTCCCGATGCGGCCTCCGAGGGACTTCATAAGGCCATGCAGGCTTACGAAGAGAGTCAGCTTACCGCGCTCAAGCAATTTGCGGCAGCGCATCAGAATAAAACGGAACAAGATTACAACTATCAATATGCGGGCGATGTGACGATTTGTCGGAGCGATAGCAATTTCTTCAGCTTTGTTCGCGGTGTAAACAGCTTTACGACGGATGCGGAAGGGTATAGCTATGACAGTCGTACCGGTGAGGTGCTTACGCTTTCGCAGGTCGTCAAGGATATGAGTCGGCTTCAGGATGCGGTGGATGAGGTTTTGAAGGAGAACGCTAAGAGCGATCTCTCCG encodes the following:
- a CDS encoding elongation factor G, with translation MKVYETSQIRNVVLMGHGGAGKTTLAEACAFVGGAVKKMGSVPQGSTLSDYDKEEQRRGFSISTALIPVEYTDQDAEPVKINFLDTPGYFDFVGEVEEAVAAADAAVIVINCKAGVEPGTIKAWELCEKLRLPRIFFVTNMDDDKASYRELLLRLESRFGKRVAPLHLPIRENEKFVGFVNVVKMKGRRFATNSAEYTDSDIPDYSEHNLKIAREALLEAVAESSEEFMERYFSGESFTEEEIYSALREQVATGDMAPVMMGSGVNAQGANALMNAIVRYFPSPERAARDSGVDLTTGEHFVANYKPDVNLSMKVFKTIADPFIGKYSLVKVLTGVLRADSELFNTGKEVEEKSGKIYVLRGKEAIEVSELRPGDIGAMAKLNETETGDTLARKQAPILYNAPQISKPYTYKAYVAKNKGDEDRIASGLAKLMEEDRTLRAEVDAENRQSLLYGIGDQQLDIVVSKLASRYKAEIVLEKPKFAFRETIRKKVESAGRYKKQSGGHGQFGDVKMSFEPSGDLEKAYVFEEKVFGGAVPKNYFPAVEKGIAECCKKGPLAAYPVVGLKAVLLDGSYHPVDSSELAFKMAASMAFKKGFLEATPVLLEPIVALTVRVPDANTGDVMGDLNRRRGRVLGMESDHHGRQLIHADIPASELYGYGADLRSLSGGLGEFSYEFSRYEQCPGDVQKREVEARASLLKGEEE
- a CDS encoding CAP domain-containing protein, whose product is MKKIVGVLAALSLALAMPWTAAAAEWKMSNGRWWYSLDGGRYPVNGWMWIDGDRDGIAECYYFDGAGYLLQNTLTPDHCRVNGNGAWVDVNGRVYTRRVAVTNPADTSPAFQIEAERQAVLRLVNEERTKRGLVPLTSEPVLESIADRRAQEIVQLFSHNRPNGQSYDSLYRERGVTGYGYWGENIAMGQSNANAVVTAWMNSEGHRENILKPEYRKIGIGVYYLNDTPYWVQNFGGY
- a CDS encoding ABC transporter substrate-binding protein, with product MRKRNPGIQILSAAALATALLFAGCGQKADHKENTESSEAAAEETVPERPAYSYQSEESQSDGFRHFKDASGREVAVKADISRVAVLSTDAQSYLYMIAPEKLVSVWHNAKQEEYIDAAYRGLTAIGNVKASEQKDTLLSFAPEVIIYMSDGNEKETGTGAMAERLQTEFGVPVVEIDSSFAGQGNAFRMLGDLLGKRERGEELGSYMDSVYRKVATVAAAGKDKTKLLCFRGAAGNQVLPKSAKASEIVNLLADNLAEISGTEAQQRSGLMILEADEVKELNPAVIITDTESFLQQINSDSSWQELAAVKNTQVYKTPTRPRAWLFTPAQYPIGALWLAKTLYPEAANYDLEQEVKQYYQTCYAKRLSTEEYEALYRAKQHEH